TTAGCCCACAAACCAAGTTCGTTTACTAGGAAGAGTTTCGATTCGGAGCCCATATACTTTCAGCAATTCGCGCCATGGCCGCGAATTTTTTCTCACCCAAGGTTGCTTGAGCATGCTTTTGAGCCTCTCTCCATGCAGGAAAAGCTTTTTCTACGAGGTCTGCTCCCTTTTGGGTAATGCCTAGTTCCTGTTTGCGGCCCCCCTGGCCGCTGACAATTCGCAGCCATCCTTCTTTCCTCATCCGGTCTAAATTGCGGCTCACCGTAGAGGCCTCCATCTGCAATGCTCCCGCAAGGGATTTCGCAGTTGGTTTCTGGATCCTTGCAATTGCAACGAGCATATTCAATTGATTCACGGTCAGTCCTATCGGACTCAAGGCGTGATCATAAATCGCAGTGATCACCCGGCTCATCGTTCTTATCCGCACTGCCAGGCAATCGCTGGCAATCGTTGCTGCAATCGACTGAAGCTTCTTTGAAGTGGTCATCCGCTCAATCTAAAGATAATTGTAAATAAAGTCCTCGAAAATGCGAATACTGGCTGCGAAGCTGAAAACCTAAGCGCGAGCCTTTAGGTTCGCGATTTTTTTGAAAGTGAGCGCGTGCAGTAGTATAAAAAGCGGTACGAAAAAAGTGGGAATTAAACTGACAGGGAAAGTCACCATCAGTTCGGTAGTCACCGTTCCGCGACTCAAGATTCCGAACGCGCTGTTGGAGTATAGGATCCCCATAACAATTGCGGAAACC
The DNA window shown above is from bacterium and carries:
- a CDS encoding MarR family winged helix-turn-helix transcriptional regulator — protein: MTTSKKLQSIAATIASDCLAVRIRTMSRVITAIYDHALSPIGLTVNQLNMLVAIARIQKPTAKSLAGALQMEASTVSRNLDRMRKEGWLRIVSGQGGRKQELGITQKGADLVEKAFPAWREAQKHAQATLGEKKFAAMARIAESIWAPNRNSS